Proteins from a genomic interval of Caulobacter sp. SL161:
- a CDS encoding hybrid sensor histidine kinase/response regulator produces MTSAVIPFSPAQVAAASDREARIARLERRLSRELLARREAEAIAEAATHRLYRQGERMRLLADLALEANRSDDLDTVLRAALRAIGSQTGWPVGHVQLVETDAEAMDWLQPTALWLAPPDTDITALRLATTPRRAQIGGGVLGQVMRLRGACSIESLASCPAERRRAASALGLNQGVGFPILVGDEITAVVEFFHDHGRGPDAETLAFLDQVGAVLGRAFERRRAERAAQDARARLEESLAAAEAASRAKTHLLAVASHEVRTPLNAVLGLAEVLARSPLDATQREHVDGVRQAGGMLLRLLSSVLDFARIESGATPLAPTPFNLADLAREVTGVWRAAANAAQLDLQLDLSACPDPCWISADSGKIEQTLTNLVSNAIKFTPPGGKILVRVETTPSAAPTFRIVVEDSGAGVPAEDIDRIFDPFQQAALGREAGGAGLGLAICAANLRAMGGDIGYQPAPERGSRFWFSFVAEAVDAQAEPAPVDALTDLPLRILAAEDNPANQRVLRLLLEQVGITPTVVEDGAAAVEAARLTPFDLILMDANMPRMDGPSAVEAIRALGIGKDRTPIVMLTANVFEDDVRRYRAAGADGVLAKPLAVAELYAVLADVQNRVAGEAHGGLSG; encoded by the coding sequence ATGACTAGCGCCGTCATCCCGTTTTCGCCCGCACAGGTCGCCGCCGCCTCGGACCGCGAAGCGCGCATCGCCCGTCTCGAACGCCGGCTGAGCCGCGAACTGCTGGCGCGTCGCGAGGCTGAAGCGATCGCCGAGGCGGCGACCCATCGCCTCTACCGGCAAGGCGAGCGGATGCGGCTCCTGGCGGACCTAGCGCTTGAGGCCAATCGCAGCGACGATCTCGACACCGTCCTGCGCGCCGCGCTCAGGGCGATCGGGAGCCAGACGGGCTGGCCCGTCGGACACGTCCAACTGGTCGAGACCGACGCCGAGGCGATGGACTGGCTGCAACCCACGGCGTTGTGGCTGGCCCCGCCCGATACGGACATCACAGCGCTTCGGCTGGCGACCACGCCGCGCCGCGCCCAGATCGGCGGCGGCGTGCTCGGCCAGGTGATGCGGCTGCGCGGCGCCTGCTCCATCGAGAGCCTCGCCAGTTGCCCGGCCGAGCGCCGGCGCGCCGCAAGCGCCCTAGGCCTCAATCAGGGCGTCGGCTTTCCCATTCTGGTCGGCGACGAGATCACTGCGGTCGTCGAGTTCTTTCACGACCATGGCCGAGGCCCCGACGCTGAGACGCTCGCCTTTCTCGACCAGGTCGGCGCGGTGCTGGGGCGGGCCTTCGAACGGCGCAGGGCCGAGCGGGCCGCGCAGGACGCGCGCGCGCGGCTTGAGGAAAGCCTTGCAGCCGCCGAGGCGGCCAGCCGGGCCAAGACCCATCTCCTGGCGGTCGCCAGCCATGAGGTTCGCACACCGCTGAACGCGGTGCTGGGGCTGGCCGAGGTCCTAGCCCGAAGCCCCCTGGACGCGACACAGCGCGAGCATGTCGACGGTGTGCGCCAGGCCGGCGGCATGCTCCTGCGCCTGTTGAGCTCGGTTCTGGATTTCGCCCGTATCGAAAGCGGCGCCACGCCGCTGGCCCCCACCCCCTTCAACCTCGCCGATCTGGCGCGCGAGGTAACCGGTGTCTGGCGCGCTGCGGCCAACGCCGCGCAGCTTGATCTTCAGCTTGACCTCTCGGCCTGCCCTGACCCCTGCTGGATTTCGGCGGACAGCGGCAAGATCGAGCAAACCCTGACCAACCTCGTCTCCAACGCCATCAAGTTCACCCCCCCCGGCGGCAAGATCCTGGTCCGCGTTGAAACGACGCCGAGCGCTGCACCGACCTTCCGCATCGTGGTCGAGGATAGCGGCGCGGGCGTGCCGGCGGAGGATATCGATCGGATCTTCGACCCCTTCCAGCAAGCTGCGCTGGGACGCGAAGCTGGCGGCGCGGGCCTTGGCCTGGCGATCTGCGCGGCGAACCTGCGCGCCATGGGCGGCGACATTGGCTATCAGCCGGCGCCCGAGCGGGGTTCGCGGTTCTGGTTCAGCTTCGTGGCCGAGGCCGTCGACGCCCAGGCCGAGCCTGCGCCGGTCGATGCGCTGACCGACCTGCCGCTGCGGATTCTGGCGGCCGAGGACAACCCCGCCAACCAGCGCGTCCTGCGTTTGCTGCTGGAGCAGGTCGGCATTACGCCAACCGTTGTCGAAGACGGCGCCGCTGCGGTGGAGGCGGCGCGCCTGACGCCGTTCGACCTCATCCTGATGGACGCCAACATGCCGCGAATGGATGGTCCGTCCGCCGTCGAGGCGATCCGCGCCCTGGGTATCGGCAAGGACCGCACGCCAATCGTCATGCTGACGGCCAATGTTTTCGAGGACGACGTCCGCCGCTACCGAGCCGCGGGCGCAGACGGGGTCCTGGCCAAGCCGCTTGCGGTCGCCGAACTCTACGCAGTGCTCGCCGATGTTCAGAACCGCGTCGCGGGAGAAGCCCATGGCGGTTTGAGCGGGTGA
- a CDS encoding lysozyme inhibitor LprI family protein — protein sequence MLFRTMLIASAFLTVAPVAAQAQAQAKDGVTYSPAYELCWNKPENSNTYGILRCGEAELAVQDARLNKAYKADMADLADSPEAKASLLKAQRAWIAFRDADCATVRALIGGTAAPIYLQNCHLEHTARRAQALEDLLKP from the coding sequence ATGCTTTTCCGGACCATGCTGATCGCCTCCGCCTTTCTGACCGTGGCGCCCGTTGCGGCCCAGGCCCAGGCTCAGGCCAAGGATGGCGTCACCTACAGTCCGGCCTACGAGCTTTGCTGGAACAAGCCAGAAAACTCCAACACTTACGGGATACTTCGCTGCGGCGAGGCCGAGCTGGCGGTTCAGGACGCCCGGCTGAACAAGGCTTACAAGGCGGACATGGCCGATCTGGCGGACTCTCCTGAAGCCAAGGCTTCACTACTCAAGGCGCAGCGGGCCTGGATCGCCTTTCGCGACGCTGACTGCGCGACGGTTCGGGCTCTGATCGGCGGCACGGCCGCCCCGATCTATCTCCAGAACTGCCATCTGGAGCACACGGCGCGCCGGGCCCAGGCGCTGGAAGACCTGCTCAAGCCCTGA
- a CDS encoding acetyl-CoA carboxylase carboxyltransferase subunit alpha translates to MAAHYLDFERPIADLESKIEELSRLSETAGPGAFDTEIQALRDRAQELRKEAYANLDAWQKTMVARHPQRPHLRDYVAGLIDEFVELRGDRKFADDQAIVGGLGRFRGQPVVVMGHEKGHDTTTRLKHNFGMARPEGYRKAVRLMDMAERFNLPVITFVDTAGAYPGLGAEERGQAEAIARSTERCLTLGVPMVATIVGEGGSGGAIALAGANRVLILEHSIYSVISPEGAASILWRDGARAKDAATQMRITAQDLIKLGIVDRIVEEPAGGAHSDTEAAIQAVGDAVEDELKAMAAMSPAELKKQRADRFYAIGRAGLQ, encoded by the coding sequence ATGGCCGCCCACTATCTCGATTTCGAACGACCCATCGCCGATCTGGAAAGCAAGATCGAAGAGCTGAGCCGGCTCTCCGAGACGGCGGGACCGGGCGCGTTCGACACCGAGATTCAGGCGCTGCGCGACCGCGCTCAAGAGCTGCGCAAGGAAGCCTACGCCAATCTCGACGCCTGGCAGAAGACCATGGTCGCCCGCCACCCGCAGCGGCCGCACCTGCGCGACTATGTGGCCGGCCTGATCGACGAGTTCGTCGAGCTGCGCGGCGACCGCAAGTTCGCCGATGACCAGGCCATCGTCGGCGGCCTTGGCCGGTTCCGCGGCCAGCCGGTCGTGGTCATGGGCCACGAGAAGGGCCACGACACCACTACGCGCCTGAAGCACAATTTCGGCATGGCTCGCCCCGAGGGCTACCGCAAGGCCGTGCGCCTGATGGACATGGCCGAGCGCTTCAACCTGCCGGTCATCACCTTTGTCGACACGGCCGGCGCCTATCCGGGCCTGGGCGCTGAAGAGCGCGGCCAGGCCGAGGCCATCGCCCGCTCGACTGAGCGCTGCCTGACGCTGGGCGTGCCGATGGTGGCCACGATCGTGGGCGAGGGCGGTTCGGGCGGCGCCATTGCGCTCGCCGGCGCCAACCGCGTGTTGATCCTGGAGCACTCGATCTATTCGGTGATCTCGCCGGAAGGCGCGGCGTCGATCCTGTGGCGCGACGGCGCCCGGGCCAAGGACGCCGCCACCCAGATGCGCATCACCGCCCAGGACCTGATCAAGCTGGGGATCGTCGACCGCATCGTCGAAGAGCCCGCCGGCGGCGCCCATTCCGACACCGAGGCGGCGATCCAGGCCGTCGGCGACGCGGTCGAGGACGAACTGAAGGCCATGGCCGCCATGAGCCCGGCCGAGCTGAAGAAGCAGCGTGCCGACCGCTTCTACGCCATCGGCCGCGCCGGCCTGCAATAG
- a CDS encoding cytochrome P450, with product MDAQVLAAEKPDALAASAPLIPPAPKVHAKDLKNLGAAWAMMRNMIGAWSESGFDTLMIPYRFLGQPGLVVSDPAGVRHVLGAGAARYRRPYQMSRILRPIVGDGLLLTDGETWRRQRKALAPAFTPKAVETLLPHFIAAGQALTDGLADHDRANLSETFHRATLDAVLRALFSRSALGEGAHLAQIARDYLQGRANVNLFDLLARGPDDFGFAERPRRIQGARWMAAVGALIDERKTAEPQRQGGDLLDSLLAARDEDGQALPDIEVRDQCGTMLAAGFETTSRLLFWAAYLLALDPKTQTRIRAEILAFPPDKIRTLDDLSAWPLTRSVLLETLRLYPPAPTMSREAIAEDEVQGHRVSPGDVITISPWLIHRHRKLWDQPTAFLPERFLNHSSPWGVDAFIPFGAGARICIGASFAMAESQILLGSLLSQFKVAMADDRPVVPVAKISLGPDREPDFTLTPITQTRP from the coding sequence ATGGACGCTCAAGTCCTCGCCGCCGAGAAGCCCGACGCCCTCGCAGCGTCCGCGCCCCTCATTCCCCCCGCGCCTAAGGTTCACGCCAAGGATTTGAAGAATCTGGGCGCCGCCTGGGCGATGATGCGCAACATGATCGGGGCGTGGTCGGAGTCGGGCTTCGACACCCTCATGATCCCCTATAGGTTCCTGGGCCAGCCTGGCCTGGTCGTCAGCGACCCTGCAGGCGTCCGACACGTCCTGGGCGCTGGGGCCGCGCGGTATAGGCGTCCCTATCAGATGAGCCGCATACTACGGCCGATCGTCGGTGACGGCTTGCTGCTGACGGATGGGGAGACTTGGCGGCGTCAGCGCAAGGCCTTGGCTCCGGCCTTCACCCCCAAGGCTGTCGAGACCCTGCTGCCGCACTTCATCGCCGCAGGCCAAGCTCTGACCGATGGTCTGGCTGACCATGATCGGGCAAATTTAAGCGAGACCTTTCACCGCGCGACGCTGGACGCCGTGCTACGCGCCCTCTTTTCACGCTCGGCCCTGGGCGAGGGCGCGCACCTGGCGCAGATCGCTCGCGACTATCTGCAAGGCCGAGCCAATGTGAACCTCTTCGATCTTCTGGCGCGTGGCCCCGACGATTTCGGCTTTGCCGAACGTCCCAGACGGATTCAAGGCGCGCGCTGGATGGCGGCTGTCGGTGCTCTGATCGACGAGCGCAAGACCGCCGAACCTCAGCGACAAGGCGGCGACCTTCTAGACAGCCTTTTGGCCGCTCGCGACGAGGACGGTCAGGCCCTGCCTGACATCGAAGTCCGCGATCAGTGCGGCACCATGCTGGCCGCAGGTTTCGAAACCACGTCGCGCTTGCTGTTCTGGGCCGCCTATCTGCTGGCCCTGGATCCCAAGACCCAAACGCGGATTCGCGCCGAGATTCTGGCCTTTCCGCCAGACAAGATCCGCACCCTGGATGATCTCTCAGCCTGGCCCTTGACCCGATCGGTCTTGCTGGAAACCCTGCGTCTCTACCCGCCGGCGCCGACGATGAGCCGCGAGGCCATCGCCGAAGACGAGGTCCAGGGACACCGGGTCTCGCCCGGCGACGTCATCACAATCAGCCCTTGGCTGATCCATCGTCATCGCAAGCTCTGGGATCAACCGACCGCCTTCTTGCCCGAGCGCTTTCTCAACCATTCCTCTCCGTGGGGAGTGGACGCGTTCATCCCGTTCGGCGCTGGCGCGCGGATCTGCATCGGAGCCAGCTTCGCGATGGCCGAGAGCCAGATCCTGCTGGGCAGCCTGCTGTCGCAGTTCAAGGTCGCCATGGCTGATGATCGGCCGGTGGTCCCCGTGGCCAAGATTTCGCTGGGGCCCGACCGCGAGCCGGACTTCACCCTCACCCCGATCACCCAAACGCGGCCTTGA
- a CDS encoding OsmC family protein — MTDTVPTRPFATATDSGHGGLQTFVTAGPATIVADLSAAQGGLDLGPDPHELVAAGLAACTTMTLRLYANQKGWDISGLHVEVFSSFDKETTPHERFERIITLEGDLTDEQRERLFQIAEKCPIHKLLTAGAKVVTTVGGELRR, encoded by the coding sequence ATGACCGACACCGTCCCCACCCGCCCGTTCGCCACCGCCACCGACAGCGGCCACGGCGGGCTGCAGACCTTCGTGACGGCGGGTCCGGCGACCATCGTCGCCGACCTGTCCGCGGCGCAGGGCGGCCTTGATTTGGGGCCTGATCCGCATGAGCTGGTCGCTGCGGGCCTGGCGGCCTGCACCACCATGACCCTGCGCCTCTACGCCAACCAGAAGGGCTGGGACATCAGCGGCCTGCACGTCGAGGTGTTCTCGTCGTTCGACAAGGAGACGACGCCCCACGAGCGCTTCGAGCGGATCATCACCCTGGAAGGCGACCTCACCGACGAGCAGCGCGAGCGCCTGTTCCAGATCGCCGAGAAGTGCCCGATCCACAAGCTGCTGACGGCGGGCGCCAAGGTGGTGACGACGGTGGGGGGGGAGCTGAGGCGGTAA
- a CDS encoding HpcH/HpaI aldolase/citrate lyase family protein — protein sequence MTGMKTPRGFFKPLAIGAPTPYREPPARVERMIHFVPPHLEKVRAKLPEIAPTVDVILANLEDAIPADAKGAALAGLVAMSREVDFKALGVGFWTRINCLNSPWHLDEIATIVEKAGDKIDVIMVPKVEGPWDIFYMDQLLASLEAKHGVTRPILLHAILETAEGVMNVEAIAAASPRMQGISLGPADLAASRSMKTTRVGGGHPGYRVIEDPHTDGSARVSVQQDLWHYTFAKMVDACAAHGIKPFYGPFGAIDDPVACEQQFRNAFLMGCAGAWSLHPSQIEIAKRVFSPDPAEVAFAKKILEAMPDGTGVAMIDGKMQDDATWKQAKVMVDCAKQIAGKDAEYAALYGF from the coding sequence GTGACCGGCATGAAGACGCCGCGCGGCTTTTTCAAACCCTTGGCCATCGGCGCGCCGACGCCCTATCGCGAGCCGCCCGCGCGCGTGGAGCGGATGATCCACTTCGTGCCGCCGCACCTGGAGAAGGTGCGCGCCAAGCTGCCCGAGATCGCCCCGACCGTCGACGTCATCCTGGCCAATCTGGAAGACGCCATCCCCGCCGACGCCAAGGGCGCGGCCCTGGCGGGCCTGGTGGCCATGTCGCGCGAAGTGGACTTCAAGGCTCTCGGCGTCGGCTTCTGGACGCGGATCAACTGCCTGAACTCGCCCTGGCACCTGGATGAGATCGCCACCATCGTCGAGAAGGCCGGCGACAAGATCGACGTGATCATGGTGCCCAAGGTCGAGGGGCCGTGGGACATCTTCTATATGGACCAGCTCCTGGCCTCGCTGGAGGCCAAGCACGGCGTCACCCGGCCGATCCTGCTGCACGCCATCCTGGAGACGGCCGAGGGCGTGATGAACGTCGAGGCCATCGCCGCGGCCAGCCCGCGCATGCAGGGGATCTCGCTGGGTCCGGCCGATCTGGCCGCCAGCCGCTCCATGAAGACGACCCGCGTCGGCGGGGGGCATCCCGGCTATCGCGTCATCGAAGATCCGCATACGGACGGTTCTGCGCGCGTCTCGGTCCAGCAGGACCTCTGGCACTACACCTTCGCCAAGATGGTCGACGCCTGCGCGGCCCACGGCATCAAGCCGTTCTACGGTCCGTTTGGCGCGATCGACGACCCGGTCGCCTGCGAGCAGCAGTTCCGCAACGCCTTCCTGATGGGCTGCGCCGGCGCCTGGAGCCTGCACCCCAGCCAGATCGAGATCGCCAAGCGTGTGTTCAGCCCGGATCCCGCCGAGGTCGCCTTCGCCAAGAAGATCCTCGAGGCCATGCCCGACGGAACGGGCGTGGCCATGATCGACGGCAAGATGCAGGACGACGCGACGTGGAAGCAGGCCAAGGTGATGGTCGATTGCGCCAAGCAGATCGCGGGCAAGGATGCGGAATATGCGGCGCTGTACGGGTTCTGA
- a CDS encoding mechanosensitive ion channel family protein, whose protein sequence is MDENPLRTLDSFELLKLGKASVTVGSLTTGLLIVLAALFAARITSAGLRRLRQKAGGNAASLYVVEKVAGYTLVVVGVMAGLSTMGLDLTSLTVFAGALGVGVGLGLQGVIKDFASGVSLVFERLVAVGDFVELPNGGRGVVHEIGPRATRIRTNDSTDIIVPNSVLVNDQVINWTLRGTNRRLRVPFVTAFGTDKEKVREAVLKAAKAAPFTSPDDATRRAQVWLVGYGESSLKFELVVWPTVEAVRRPAAIFAAYTWLIDDALREAGIEIPYPQRDIRLRGLFGEEGEEAMASLRLEPAARRRKASKAARIGSSNDAAADLEREDPEEAPKVPPPPERR, encoded by the coding sequence ATGGACGAGAACCCGCTCCGCACTCTGGATTCTTTCGAGCTCCTGAAGCTGGGCAAGGCGTCGGTGACGGTGGGGAGCCTCACGACGGGGCTGTTGATCGTGCTGGCGGCGCTGTTTGCGGCGCGGATCACCTCGGCGGGCCTGCGGCGTTTGCGCCAGAAGGCGGGCGGCAACGCCGCCTCGCTGTACGTGGTCGAGAAGGTCGCCGGCTACACGCTGGTGGTCGTGGGCGTCATGGCCGGCCTGTCGACCATGGGCCTGGACCTGACCTCGCTGACCGTGTTCGCCGGCGCGCTGGGCGTGGGGGTCGGTCTTGGCCTGCAGGGGGTGATCAAGGACTTCGCCTCGGGCGTTTCCCTGGTGTTCGAACGGCTGGTGGCGGTGGGCGACTTTGTCGAGCTGCCCAATGGCGGGCGCGGCGTGGTGCACGAGATCGGCCCGCGCGCCACGCGTATCCGCACCAATGACAGCACCGACATCATCGTCCCCAACTCGGTGCTGGTGAACGACCAGGTGATCAACTGGACCCTGCGCGGCACCAACCGCCGCCTGCGGGTGCCGTTCGTCACCGCGTTCGGGACCGACAAGGAAAAGGTGCGCGAGGCGGTGCTGAAGGCCGCCAAGGCCGCCCCCTTCACCTCGCCCGACGACGCCACCCGGCGGGCCCAGGTCTGGCTGGTCGGCTATGGCGAGAGCAGCTTGAAGTTCGAGCTGGTGGTCTGGCCGACGGTCGAGGCCGTGCGGCGCCCGGCGGCGATCTTCGCGGCCTATACCTGGTTGATCGACGATGCGCTGCGCGAGGCGGGCATCGAGATCCCGTACCCGCAGCGCGACATCCGCCTGCGGGGCCTGTTCGGCGAGGAGGGCGAGGAGGCCATGGCCAGTCTGCGCCTGGAGCCCGCCGCGCGCCGCCGCAAGGCGTCCAAGGCCGCCCGGATCGGCTCCAGCAACGACGCCGCCGCCGACCTGGAACGCGAGGATCCCGAGGAAGCGCCGAAGGTCCCGCCGCCGCCTGAACGACGATAG
- a CDS encoding TonB-dependent receptor domain-containing protein, whose amino-acid sequence MKMLYISAAIVPLLFVAPSHVLAQTVATKTAEATGKPAANAPANREEVFSTGVAKGRDRLDSATSTSALRERDMEVSGGRSLGDLLRNLPGIRTESSTGDGSSAYTIRGLPLASGGSKYMQLQEDGLPVLEFGDFFNGAVDIYIRADLNLAAVESIRGGSSSTFASNSPAGVINLISKTGDVKGGTVLLTTGLDYDTNRVDFSYGAPINDTWRFHIGGFYRVGEGPRKVGFDAFKGGQLKFNVTKQLPNGYVRLSGKYLDDRSPHYLPGPVRITGTNDDPVFSSFNTYDVRHDSMNAGNLGKLITLDADNKPVQMPLSQGMNALVKSIGLESQFEVQGWTITQRGRYSDIEGGTLRNLVANIYSGAAMPASLGGGTGTFSYATGPRAGQVITDLGALNGNGLVVGSSLNRIESRSLNNFINDLRATRAFEVGKGELTVTGGVYKSIQDYTSDWLYSNHLQDVAADGNSSLINYTNAAGVPQTQNGYLGFNRSGPTAFFRRSYDVRYNITAPYGSLNYRIGKMAIGGSLRHDGGRVRGDLYGADLGGGRIGIKSVDFNGDGVISVAESKTAFTPFDSPAPVHYNYGYVSYSVGVNYRVAEPFAVFARYSRGARAGADKLLFSTKVSTTDGRLINKSDGYDIVKQFEAGFKYRAPKFTVNVTAFSADTEDTNVQAGAITTDRTYKAYGVEAEGTYRHGPFSVRGGVTYTDAELVNDKLNAAVAGKVPRRQPDFIYQATPQLDLGQVTIGANIIGTTDSWVQDNNLMKMPGYTLVGAFAQYRVTDKLQLMLNAENLFDKVAIIEITTPSVPANGIGLGRAVNGRTVSMSARMHF is encoded by the coding sequence ATGAAGATGCTCTACATATCTGCAGCAATAGTGCCGCTACTATTTGTCGCACCTTCTCACGTTTTGGCCCAAACCGTAGCTACGAAAACGGCGGAGGCTACGGGCAAACCGGCGGCGAATGCGCCGGCCAACCGTGAAGAGGTGTTCTCCACCGGCGTCGCCAAGGGCCGTGATCGCCTCGACAGCGCCACCTCCACCAGCGCCCTGCGCGAAAGGGACATGGAGGTCTCCGGCGGGCGTTCTCTGGGCGACCTGCTGCGCAACCTGCCGGGCATCCGGACCGAGTCGTCCACCGGCGACGGCAGCTCGGCCTACACGATCCGCGGCCTGCCCCTGGCGTCCGGCGGTTCGAAGTACATGCAGCTGCAGGAAGATGGCCTGCCGGTCCTGGAATTCGGCGACTTCTTCAACGGCGCCGTCGACATCTATATTCGCGCCGATCTCAATCTGGCTGCGGTCGAGTCCATCCGCGGCGGCTCGTCCTCGACCTTCGCGTCGAACTCGCCGGCCGGCGTGATCAACCTGATCTCCAAGACCGGGGATGTGAAGGGCGGCACGGTCCTGCTGACCACCGGGCTAGACTACGACACCAACCGCGTCGACTTCTCCTACGGCGCGCCCATCAACGACACGTGGCGCTTCCACATCGGCGGCTTCTACCGGGTGGGCGAAGGACCTCGGAAGGTCGGCTTCGACGCCTTCAAGGGCGGCCAGTTGAAGTTCAACGTGACCAAGCAACTGCCCAATGGCTACGTCCGACTCTCGGGCAAGTATCTGGACGACCGCTCGCCGCACTATCTGCCCGGCCCGGTGCGCATCACCGGGACCAATGACGATCCCGTCTTCAGCAGCTTCAACACCTACGATGTCCGGCACGACTCGATGAACGCCGGCAACCTGGGCAAGCTCATTACGCTCGACGCCGACAACAAGCCGGTTCAAATGCCGCTGAGCCAAGGCATGAACGCCCTGGTCAAGTCGATCGGCCTGGAGTCGCAGTTCGAGGTCCAAGGCTGGACGATCACCCAGCGCGGCCGCTACTCGGACATCGAGGGCGGGACGCTCCGCAACCTGGTCGCCAACATCTATTCCGGCGCCGCCATGCCCGCCTCGCTGGGCGGCGGCACGGGAACCTTCAGCTACGCCACGGGCCCGCGCGCCGGTCAGGTCATCACCGATCTCGGCGCGCTCAACGGCAACGGCCTGGTCGTCGGGAGCTCGCTGAACCGCATCGAGTCGCGCTCGCTGAACAACTTCATCAACGATCTGCGCGCCACGCGGGCCTTTGAGGTCGGCAAGGGTGAGCTGACGGTGACGGGCGGCGTCTACAAGTCGATCCAAGACTACACCAGCGACTGGCTCTACAGTAACCACCTCCAGGATGTGGCGGCCGACGGCAATTCGTCGCTGATCAACTACACCAACGCCGCCGGCGTGCCGCAGACCCAGAACGGCTATCTGGGCTTCAACCGGTCCGGCCCCACCGCGTTCTTCCGCCGCAGCTATGACGTCCGCTACAACATCACCGCGCCCTACGGTTCGCTGAACTATCGTATCGGCAAGATGGCGATCGGGGGCAGCCTGCGCCATGACGGCGGCCGGGTGCGCGGCGATCTCTACGGCGCGGATCTTGGCGGCGGCCGCATCGGCATCAAGTCGGTCGACTTTAACGGCGACGGCGTCATCTCCGTGGCGGAATCGAAGACCGCCTTCACGCCCTTCGACAGCCCGGCGCCCGTTCACTACAACTACGGCTATGTCAGCTATTCGGTCGGCGTGAACTACCGCGTCGCCGAGCCGTTCGCGGTCTTCGCCCGCTACAGCCGCGGGGCGCGGGCCGGGGCCGACAAGCTGCTGTTCTCGACCAAGGTCAGCACCACCGACGGCCGCCTGATCAACAAGTCCGACGGCTATGACATCGTCAAACAGTTCGAAGCCGGGTTCAAATACCGCGCGCCGAAGTTCACGGTGAACGTCACCGCCTTCAGCGCCGACACCGAGGACACCAACGTCCAGGCCGGCGCCATCACCACCGACCGTACCTACAAGGCCTATGGCGTGGAGGCCGAAGGCACCTATCGCCACGGTCCGTTCAGCGTGCGCGGCGGCGTCACCTATACCGACGCCGAGCTCGTCAACGACAAGCTGAACGCTGCGGTCGCCGGCAAGGTCCCGCGCCGCCAGCCCGATTTCATCTACCAGGCCACGCCCCAGCTTGATCTGGGCCAGGTGACGATCGGCGCCAACATCATCGGCACGACCGACAGCTGGGTGCAGGACAACAACCTGATGAAGATGCCCGGCTACACGCTGGTCGGCGCCTTCGCCCAGTATCGCGTGACCGACAAGCTCCAGCTGATGCTGAACGCCGAGAACCTGTTCGACAAGGTCGCGATCATCGAGATCACCACCCCGTCGGTGCCGGCCAACGGCATCGGTCTTGGTCGCGCGGTCAACGGCCGCACGGTCTCGATGTCGGCCCGCATGCACTTCTGA
- a CDS encoding aldo/keto reductase — MKTRELGDHLKVSAIGLGCMGMGQVYGTALEKADAFKLMARAVELGVTFFDTAEVYGPFANEELVGEGLKPFRDQVVIATKFGFDIGPEDLGQGMSRVRGVNSRPEHIRAVAEASLKRLGIETIDLFYQHRVDPAVPIEDVAGTVRDLIAEGKVKHFGLSEAGAATIRKAHAVQPVAALQSEYSLWFRELEAEILPTLRELKIGLVPYSPLGRGFLAGAVKAETMGEGDFRKGLPRFQGEALEKNLSLVEALAAIAADKGVTPAQLALAWILHQGEDIAPIPGTTKIHRLEENVAAVDVTFSADELARIAAAVPETAIEGERYSKTGMAMVGR; from the coding sequence ATGAAGACGCGTGAACTCGGTGACCACCTCAAGGTCTCGGCGATCGGCCTCGGCTGCATGGGCATGGGCCAGGTCTACGGCACAGCGCTTGAGAAGGCCGACGCCTTCAAGCTGATGGCGCGCGCGGTCGAGCTGGGTGTGACCTTCTTCGACACCGCCGAGGTCTATGGCCCCTTCGCCAACGAGGAACTGGTGGGCGAGGGCCTCAAGCCCTTCCGCGACCAGGTGGTGATCGCCACCAAGTTCGGCTTCGACATCGGGCCGGAGGACCTGGGCCAGGGCATGTCGCGGGTGCGCGGCGTCAACAGCCGGCCCGAGCACATCCGGGCCGTGGCCGAGGCCTCGCTGAAGCGCCTGGGGATCGAGACGATCGATCTCTTCTACCAGCACCGCGTCGATCCGGCCGTGCCGATCGAGGACGTGGCTGGGACGGTCCGCGACCTGATCGCCGAGGGCAAGGTCAAGCACTTCGGCCTTTCGGAAGCCGGCGCAGCGACGATCCGCAAGGCCCACGCGGTCCAGCCCGTGGCGGCGCTGCAGAGCGAGTATTCGCTGTGGTTCCGCGAGTTGGAGGCTGAGATCCTGCCGACGCTCCGTGAGCTGAAGATTGGTCTGGTCCCCTACAGCCCGCTGGGGCGCGGCTTCCTGGCCGGCGCGGTCAAGGCCGAGACGATGGGCGAGGGCGACTTCCGCAAGGGCCTGCCGCGCTTCCAGGGCGAGGCGCTGGAGAAGAACCTGTCGCTGGTCGAGGCCCTGGCCGCCATCGCCGCCGACAAGGGCGTCACCCCGGCCCAGCTGGCCCTGGCCTGGATCCTCCATCAGGGCGAGGACATCGCCCCGATCCCCGGCACGACCAAGATCCACCGTCTGGAAGAGAATGTCGCCGCGGTCGACGTGACCTTCTCGGCCGACGAGCTGGCGCGCATCGCCGCGGCCGTGCCGGAAACCGCGATCGAGGGCGAGCGCTACAGCAAGACCGGCATGGCGATGGTGGGGCGCTAA